The following proteins are co-located in the Terriglobales bacterium genome:
- the rpsJ gene encoding 30S ribosomal protein S10: MIGKERIRIRLKAYDYRVLDQSTSEIVDTARRTGAQIAGPIPLPTVRNKYCVLRSPHVDKKSREQFEIRTHKRLLDILEPTQQTVDALMKLDLPAGVDVEIKAFGKEHK; encoded by the coding sequence GTGATTGGAAAAGAGAGAATTCGCATCCGTCTGAAGGCGTACGACTACCGCGTGCTGGACCAGTCGACCAGCGAGATCGTCGACACCGCACGCCGCACCGGCGCGCAGATCGCGGGACCCATCCCGTTGCCCACGGTGCGCAACAAGTATTGCGTGCTGCGTTCGCCGCACGTGGATAAGAAGTCGCGGGAGCAGTTCGAGATCCGCACCCACAAGCGCCTGCTCGACATCCTCGAGCCGACGCAACAGACCGTGGATGCGCTCATGAAGCTCGACCTCCCCGCCGGCGTCGACGTGGAGATCAAAGCCTTCGGGAAGGAACATAAGTAA
- the rplC gene encoding 50S ribosomal protein L3 has translation MINGILGKKVGMTQLFDDQGDVHPVTVLQAGPCIVTQRKTAARDGYDAAQIGLVEFVKESRLSQPERGHLARNSLPPMRFLREVPVEMAGEGDKVKAGDRVLVDIFQGEKYVDVTGTSKGRGFAGVVRRHHFGGGPKSHGHMFQVQGSIGASSFPSRVFRGQRMSGHMGDQRVTVRNLRVLGVDLEENLLVVEGAVPGPKNGYVVITKALKPPREHRGFVESASVDPLKAAKKAAAGKKR, from the coding sequence ATGATCAACGGCATCCTCGGAAAAAAGGTCGGCATGACGCAGCTCTTCGATGACCAGGGCGACGTCCACCCGGTCACCGTGCTGCAGGCCGGTCCCTGCATCGTCACCCAGCGCAAGACGGCGGCGCGCGACGGCTATGACGCCGCGCAGATCGGCCTGGTCGAGTTCGTCAAAGAGAGCCGGCTCTCCCAGCCCGAGCGCGGACACCTGGCCAGGAACAGCCTGCCTCCTATGCGCTTCCTGCGGGAAGTGCCGGTGGAGATGGCGGGCGAGGGCGACAAGGTCAAGGCCGGCGACCGCGTCCTGGTGGACATTTTCCAGGGCGAGAAATACGTGGATGTCACCGGCACCAGCAAGGGACGCGGCTTCGCCGGCGTGGTGCGGCGCCACCATTTCGGCGGCGGACCCAAGTCGCACGGCCACATGTTCCAGGTGCAGGGCTCGATCGGCGCCTCGTCGTTCCCATCGCGCGTGTTCCGCGGCCAGCGCATGTCCGGACACATGGGTGACCAGCGCGTCACGGTGCGTAACCTGCGCGTGCTGGGTGTCGACCTGGAAGAAAACCTGCTGGTGGTCGAAGGCGCCGTTCCCGGCCCGAAGAACGGCTACGTGGTCATCACCAAGGCTCTGAAGCCGCCGCGCGAGCACCGCGGTTTCGTCGAGAGCGCCTCCGTGGACCCGCTGAAGGCGGCCAAGAAGGCGGCGGCGGGCAAGAAGCGTTAA
- the rplD gene encoding 50S ribosomal protein L4 encodes MAKIDVLDLSGKKVGSMELADEVFGRVNAALLWEAVRHFRAAQRSGTHKTKGRGEVAGSGKKLWRQKGTGRARMGSIRSPIWRHGGTVHGPVPRSYDFAFPRKKLQGALRSALAAKLEDGKLTVVENFELEKPRTREFRKALDALQVEKTALIVDGTAENRNLELSARNLEGVEMVRGHQVHPYHLLRYDRAIFARTALEKLQQSLKRTASRRRAQEVA; translated from the coding sequence ATGGCGAAAATCGACGTTCTCGATCTGAGCGGCAAGAAAGTGGGCAGCATGGAGCTGGCCGACGAGGTCTTCGGCCGCGTCAACGCCGCCCTGCTGTGGGAGGCCGTGCGACATTTCCGCGCCGCGCAGCGCTCCGGCACCCACAAGACCAAAGGCCGCGGCGAAGTAGCCGGCTCGGGCAAGAAGCTGTGGCGGCAGAAGGGCACCGGACGCGCCCGCATGGGCTCCATCCGCTCGCCCATCTGGCGGCACGGCGGCACCGTGCACGGCCCCGTGCCGCGCTCCTATGACTTCGCGTTCCCGCGCAAGAAGCTGCAGGGCGCGCTGCGCTCGGCCCTAGCCGCCAAGCTCGAAGACGGCAAGCTGACCGTGGTCGAGAACTTCGAACTCGAAAAGCCCAGGACCAGGGAATTCCGCAAGGCGCTCGACGCCCTGCAGGTCGAAAAGACCGCGCTCATCGTGGATGGCACGGCCGAGAACCGTAACCTCGAGCTCAGCGCGCGCAATCTCGAGGGGGTGGAGATGGTGCGCGGCCATCAGGTGCATCCCTATCACCTGCTGCGTTACGACCGCGCCATCTTCGCGCGCACCGCGCTCGAGAAGTTGCAGCAGTCGCTCAAGCGCACCGCCTCGCGGCGCCGGGCGCAGGAGGTGGCCTGA
- a CDS encoding 50S ribosomal protein L23: MKSAYQIIRRPVITEKGLGVKETQATLVFEVAPKATKTEVKEAVEAIFKVKVASVRTANFPGKERRRGRFAGYRPDFKKAFVRLKAGEKMPEYAQNM; encoded by the coding sequence ATGAAGTCGGCCTACCAGATCATCCGCCGCCCGGTCATCACGGAAAAAGGCCTGGGCGTGAAAGAGACCCAGGCCACGCTGGTCTTCGAGGTCGCCCCGAAGGCCACCAAGACCGAGGTCAAGGAAGCCGTCGAGGCCATCTTCAAGGTCAAGGTGGCTTCGGTGCGTACCGCAAACTTCCCCGGCAAGGAGCGCCGGCGCGGGCGCTTCGCCGGCTACCGGCCTGACTTCAAGAAGGCCTTTGTCCGGCTGAAGGCGGGCGAAAAGATGCCCGAGTACGCGCAGAACATGTGA
- the rplB gene encoding 50S ribosomal protein L2 — MAIKTYRPVTATRRVQTTLANDDLTTDRPYKPLTEPLRKSGGRRNAGDITVWHRGGGHKRKLRLIDFKRDKAGVPARVASVEYDPNRSARIALLEYADGEKRYILQPLGLEVGQKVVSGPEADILVGNALPLRNIPPGTTIHNIELRPGKGGQMVRSAGGAAQLVAKEGDYALIKLPSGETRKVLVDCMATIGQVGNLDHENIAIGKAGRKRWMGIRPTNRGVVMNPVDHPHGGGEGKTSGGRHPVTPWGQPTRGYKTRNNKRTDRFIVQRRTK, encoded by the coding sequence ATGGCGATTAAGACTTACAGACCGGTCACCGCAACGCGACGCGTGCAAACCACGCTCGCGAACGATGACTTGACCACGGATCGTCCGTACAAGCCCCTGACGGAACCGCTGAGGAAGAGCGGCGGACGCCGCAATGCGGGCGACATCACCGTATGGCATCGCGGCGGCGGACACAAGCGCAAGCTGCGCCTCATCGACTTCAAGCGTGACAAGGCCGGCGTGCCGGCCCGCGTCGCTTCCGTCGAGTACGATCCCAATCGCTCGGCGCGCATCGCCCTGCTCGAGTACGCCGACGGCGAGAAACGCTACATCCTGCAGCCGCTGGGGCTGGAAGTCGGCCAGAAAGTGGTGAGCGGCCCGGAGGCCGATATCCTGGTGGGCAACGCGCTGCCCTTGCGCAACATTCCGCCCGGTACCACGATCCACAACATCGAGCTCCGTCCCGGCAAAGGCGGGCAGATGGTGCGCTCTGCCGGCGGCGCCGCCCAGTTGGTCGCCAAGGAAGGCGACTACGCGCTGATCAAGCTGCCTTCCGGCGAGACCCGCAAAGTGCTGGTGGATTGCATGGCCACCATCGGCCAGGTCGGCAACCTGGACCATGAGAACATCGCCATCGGCAAGGCCGGCCGCAAGCGCTGGATGGGCATCCGTCCCACCAACCGCGGCGTGGTCATGAACCCGGTGGACCACCCGCACGGCGGCGGCGAGGGCAAGACCAGCGGCGGTCGCCACCCGGTCACGCCCTGGGGCCAGCCTACGCGCGGCTACAAGACTCGCAACAACAAGCGCACGGACCGCTTCATCGTGCAACGGAGAACGAAGTGA
- the rpsS gene encoding 30S ribosomal protein S19, translating to MARSTKKGPYVEQRLLARVEAMNQRNEKKVLRTWSRRSTVVPEMVGHTLAVHNGKKFIPVYITENMVGHKLGEFSHTRIFKAHSMKAATETVAKPAGVPGGPGAIVPSAPSGGAAAPPAAPAAPKA from the coding sequence ATGGCGCGTTCTACCAAAAAAGGACCTTACGTTGAGCAGCGGCTCCTGGCGCGCGTCGAGGCCATGAACCAGCGCAATGAAAAGAAAGTGCTGCGCACCTGGTCGCGACGCTCCACCGTGGTGCCGGAAATGGTCGGCCATACCCTGGCCGTCCACAACGGCAAGAAGTTCATTCCGGTCTACATCACCGAGAACATGGTGGGGCACAAGCTGGGCGAGTTCAGCCACACCCGCATCTTCAAGGCGCACTCCATGAAGGCCGCCACGGAAACCGTGGCCAAGCCCGCCGGCGTGCCCGGCGGACCGGGAGCCATCGTGCCCTCGGCTCCCAGCGGCGGTGCGGCGGCTCCTCCGGCGGCCCCGGCGGCGCCCAAGGCATAG
- the rplV gene encoding 50S ribosomal protein L22, translating into MEFRAEAKYVRVSPQKARLVLDLIQGRQVEDALNTLAFTRKGCVSDVSKVLHSAIQNASYLSQEKGMDVDLDRLYVKRAVANEGPRMKRIRPAPMGRAYRYQRRMAHIEIALAERGRKDEPAGKTAAASRTVAAKKAKKK; encoded by the coding sequence ATGGAATTTCGAGCGGAAGCAAAATACGTTCGCGTCTCGCCGCAGAAGGCGCGCCTGGTGCTCGACCTCATCCAGGGACGCCAGGTGGAAGACGCGCTCAACACCCTGGCGTTCACCCGCAAGGGCTGTGTGTCCGACGTCAGCAAGGTGCTGCACTCGGCCATCCAGAATGCCAGCTACCTCAGCCAGGAAAAGGGCATGGACGTCGACCTGGACCGGCTGTACGTCAAGCGCGCCGTGGCTAACGAAGGACCGCGCATGAAGCGCATCCGCCCGGCGCCCATGGGCCGAGCCTACCGTTATCAGCGGCGCATGGCGCATATCGAAATCGCGCTCGCCGAACGGGGACGGAAGGACGAGCCAGCCGGTAAAACCGCAGCCGCCTCCCGAACGGTTGCCGCCAAGAAGGCAAAGAAGAAATAG
- the rpsC gene encoding 30S ribosomal protein S3: protein MGQKVHPYGFRLGYNKPWKSRWFVERDYDKLLLEDVKLKAELKEKLKSAGVSSIEIERPGNKLRIIIRTARPGIIIGRKGAEIDKLKQELQKRTSREIYIDIQEVHKPELDAQLVSENIALQLEKRVGFRRAMRKAVDSALRFGCKGIKVRVGGRLNGNEIARSEWYLQGRLPLHTLRADIDYGFSEAKTTYGVIGVKCWIYKGEILGQKKRQPQAAGF, encoded by the coding sequence ATGGGACAGAAAGTACATCCATACGGATTCCGGCTTGGGTATAACAAGCCGTGGAAATCGCGCTGGTTCGTGGAGCGCGACTACGACAAGCTGCTGCTCGAGGACGTCAAGCTGAAGGCCGAGCTCAAGGAGAAGCTCAAGAGCGCCGGCGTCAGTTCCATCGAGATCGAGCGTCCCGGCAACAAGCTGCGCATCATCATCCGTACCGCGCGGCCGGGCATCATCATCGGGCGCAAGGGCGCGGAGATCGACAAGCTCAAGCAGGAGCTGCAGAAGCGCACTTCGCGCGAGATCTACATCGACATCCAGGAAGTCCACAAGCCGGAACTCGACGCCCAGCTCGTCTCCGAGAACATCGCGCTGCAGTTGGAAAAGCGCGTCGGATTCCGGCGCGCCATGCGCAAGGCCGTGGATTCCGCCCTGCGCTTCGGCTGCAAGGGCATCAAGGTGCGCGTCGGCGGGCGCCTGAACGGCAATGAGATCGCGCGTTCGGAATGGTATCTGCAGGGCCGCCTGCCGCTGCACACCCTGCGCGCCGATATCGATTACGGCTTCAGCGAGGCCAAGACCACCTACGGCGTCATCGGCGTGAAGTGCTGGATCTACAAGGGCGAGATCCTCGGCCAGAAGAAGCGCCAGCCGCAGGCGGCGGGGTTCTAG
- the rplP gene encoding 50S ribosomal protein L16 — MLMPKKVKYRKQQRGRMRGKAWRGSELAFGDYGLKVLEPGWITDRQIEASRVAMTRFVKRGGKVWLRLFPDKPVTKKPAETRMGKGKGAPDHWVAVVRPGKILFEMEGVTASEAAEALRLAAHKLPLRTRMVSRAGAH, encoded by the coding sequence ATGCTGATGCCCAAGAAGGTCAAGTACCGCAAGCAGCAGCGCGGACGCATGCGCGGCAAGGCTTGGCGCGGAAGCGAGCTCGCCTTCGGCGACTATGGGCTCAAGGTGCTCGAGCCCGGCTGGATCACCGACCGGCAGATCGAAGCCAGCCGCGTCGCCATGACCCGCTTCGTCAAGCGCGGCGGCAAGGTGTGGCTGCGCCTGTTTCCGGACAAGCCCGTGACCAAGAAGCCGGCCGAGACCCGTATGGGCAAAGGCAAGGGCGCGCCCGACCATTGGGTGGCGGTCGTGCGGCCGGGCAAGATCCTGTTCGAGATGGAAGGCGTCACCGCGAGTGAGGCCGCGGAAGCCCTGCGCCTGGCGGCGCACAAGCTCCCGCTCCGCACCCGGATGGTTTCACGCGCGGGAGCGCACTGA
- the rpmC gene encoding 50S ribosomal protein L29, whose translation MALKRAARRKSEARPATPVLRHENRRAEKFRNLSPAELAHQQREIQDQLFRLKFQLKMGQTESLKKIQELRRNLARVKTIQRARELGLESVGTEKR comes from the coding sequence ATGGCATTGAAGCGAGCAGCGCGGCGCAAGAGCGAGGCCCGGCCGGCCACGCCGGTCCTGCGTCATGAGAACCGGCGCGCGGAGAAGTTCCGCAACCTCTCTCCGGCCGAGCTCGCGCACCAGCAGCGCGAGATTCAGGACCAGCTTTTCCGCCTGAAGTTTCAGTTGAAGATGGGCCAGACCGAAAGCCTCAAGAAGATCCAGGAGCTGCGGCGCAACCTGGCGCGTGTCAAGACCATCCAGCGCGCCCGCGAGCTGGGCCTCGAATCGGTCGGAACGGAGAAGAGGTAA
- the rpsQ gene encoding 30S ribosomal protein S17: protein MTQEAASHVEARKVRVGEVVSTRMQKTIVVEVTSQKAHPLYRRVMKRSKKFYAHDEKGQAHVGDIVRIEETRPLSRLKRWRLKEIVRRSALVPERIEEAQAS from the coding sequence ATGACGCAGGAAGCAGCCAGCCACGTCGAGGCGCGCAAGGTCCGCGTCGGCGAAGTGGTCTCCACCAGGATGCAAAAGACCATCGTGGTCGAAGTGACCAGCCAGAAAGCGCACCCGCTCTATCGTCGCGTCATGAAGCGCTCGAAGAAGTTCTACGCCCATGACGAGAAAGGGCAGGCGCATGTGGGCGACATCGTGCGTATCGAGGAGACCCGCCCGCTCTCGCGCCTGAAGCGCTGGCGGCTCAAGGAGATTGTGCGTCGCTCGGCGCTGGTGCCCGAGCGCATCGAGGAGGCCCAGGCTTCCTGA
- the rplN gene encoding 50S ribosomal protein L14: MAVMMRSMLEVADNSGARKLQMILPLGGHTGLSAGLGDVITASVKEASPDSQIKKGKVVKAVVVRTRKEHRRRDGTYIRFDQNAAVLINEAGEPVGTRVFGPVARELREKKFLKIVSLAPEVL; the protein is encoded by the coding sequence ATGGCAGTCATGATGCGTTCCATGCTCGAGGTGGCCGATAACTCCGGCGCCCGCAAGCTGCAGATGATTCTGCCGCTCGGCGGGCACACCGGGCTCTCGGCCGGTCTGGGCGACGTGATCACGGCCAGCGTCAAGGAGGCCTCGCCCGACAGCCAGATCAAGAAGGGCAAAGTCGTCAAGGCGGTCGTGGTCCGCACCCGCAAGGAGCACCGCCGCCGCGACGGCACCTACATCCGCTTCGACCAGAACGCCGCCGTGCTGATCAACGAGGCCGGCGAGCCCGTCGGCACCCGCGTCTTCGGACCGGTCGCCCGCGAGCTGCGCGAGAAAAAGTTCTTGAAGATCGTCTCCCTCGCCCCGGAAGTGCTCTGA
- the rplX gene encoding 50S ribosomal protein L24: MHVRVDIRRNDTVRVITGRDKGKEGRVLRVFPNDRKVLVEHVAMVKKNVRPNPQRNIKGGVAEQESRISISNVMLVCSTCGPVRIGHDHRGDRKVRVCRKCGTTLDK; encoded by the coding sequence ATGCACGTACGCGTAGACATTCGGCGCAACGACACCGTGCGGGTCATCACCGGGCGCGACAAGGGCAAGGAGGGGCGCGTGCTCCGCGTCTTTCCCAACGACCGCAAGGTGCTGGTCGAGCACGTCGCCATGGTCAAGAAGAACGTCCGCCCCAACCCGCAGCGCAACATCAAGGGAGGCGTGGCCGAGCAGGAGAGCCGCATTTCGATCTCCAACGTCATGCTCGTCTGTTCCACCTGCGGGCCGGTGCGCATCGGCCATGATCACCGCGGCGACCGCAAAGTGCGCGTCTGCCGCAAGTGCGGTACGACGTTAGATAAATGA
- the rplE gene encoding 50S ribosomal protein L5, translated as MPARLREKFRTEVAPALMKEFSLKNPMAVPRLEKIVVNMGVGEATQNVKVLDPAVHELTQITGQKPVVTRAKKSIAAFKVRSGMPIGVMVTLRGDRMYEFFDRLVNIALPRVRDFRGVSTRSFDGRGNYTLGLREQLIFPEIDYAKVDKLKGMNVTIVTTARSDAEARALLKHLGMPFRG; from the coding sequence ATGCCAGCCCGACTACGAGAGAAGTTCAGAACCGAAGTGGCTCCGGCCCTGATGAAGGAGTTCAGCCTCAAGAACCCCATGGCGGTGCCGCGTCTGGAGAAGATCGTCGTCAACATGGGCGTCGGTGAAGCGACGCAGAACGTCAAGGTGCTCGACCCGGCCGTGCACGAGCTGACGCAGATCACCGGCCAGAAGCCGGTGGTCACCCGCGCCAAGAAATCCATTGCGGCGTTCAAAGTGCGCAGCGGCATGCCCATCGGCGTGATGGTCACGCTGCGCGGCGACCGCATGTACGAGTTCTTCGACCGGCTGGTGAACATCGCCCTGCCGCGCGTGCGCGACTTCCGCGGCGTCTCCACGCGCTCCTTCGATGGGCGCGGCAACTACACGCTGGGCTTGCGCGAGCAGCTCATTTTTCCGGAGATCGACTACGCCAAGGTGGATAAGCTCAAGGGCATGAACGTCACCATCGTCACCACCGCCAGGAGCGACGCCGAGGCCCGTGCCCTGCTCAAGCATCTGGGCATGCCGTTTAGAGGGTGA
- the rpsH gene encoding 30S ribosomal protein S8 codes for MSVTDPVADLLARIRNAASARHSKLDVPASRLKQEICRILKEEGYIANFKLVEEGGRRLLRLHLKYGPDNESVISHLARISRPGCRVYVGRNEIPRVLGGMGINILTTPKGVMTGRRARREGVGGEVLCEVW; via the coding sequence ATGAGTGTCACCGACCCGGTCGCGGACTTGCTGGCGCGCATTCGCAATGCCGCCAGTGCCCGCCACTCCAAGCTCGATGTGCCCGCTTCCCGGCTGAAGCAGGAGATCTGCCGCATCCTCAAGGAAGAGGGTTACATCGCCAACTTCAAGCTGGTGGAGGAAGGCGGACGCCGCCTCCTGCGCCTGCATCTGAAGTATGGCCCGGACAACGAGAGCGTGATCTCCCACCTGGCGCGCATTTCGCGCCCCGGCTGTCGCGTCTACGTCGGACGCAATGAGATCCCGCGCGTGCTGGGCGGCATGGGCATCAACATCCTCACCACGCCCAAGGGCGTCATGACCGGCCGTCGCGCGCGCCGCGAGGGCGTCGGCGGTGAGGTTCTCTGCGAGGTCTGGTAA
- the rplF gene encoding 50S ribosomal protein L6, translating to MSRIGKKPIAIPAGVKIEVKGNVVAVQGPKGTLETALPAGIRVEKKDGFLQAVRESDQHAAVHGLARALVQNAVNGVTQGWTRELEIVGIGYRAELKGKHTVVFSLGYSHPIEFPLPSGISVAIDAKQTRLTVSGIDRQKVGQVAADMRGLRPPDPYKNKGVRYVGERLKKKVGKTGAK from the coding sequence ATGTCGAGAATCGGGAAAAAGCCCATCGCCATCCCCGCCGGGGTGAAGATCGAAGTCAAGGGCAACGTGGTCGCCGTCCAGGGTCCCAAGGGCACGCTGGAAACCGCCCTGCCCGCCGGCATCCGGGTCGAAAAGAAAGACGGATTCCTGCAGGCCGTGCGCGAAAGCGACCAGCATGCCGCCGTGCACGGGCTGGCGCGTGCCCTCGTGCAGAATGCCGTCAACGGCGTCACCCAGGGCTGGACCAGGGAGCTGGAGATCGTCGGCATCGGCTACCGCGCCGAGCTCAAGGGCAAGCACACGGTCGTGTTCAGCCTGGGATATTCGCATCCCATCGAGTTTCCGCTGCCTTCGGGCATCAGCGTTGCCATTGACGCCAAGCAGACGCGCCTCACCGTCAGCGGCATCGATCGCCAGAAGGTGGGCCAGGTGGCGGCCGACATGCGCGGCCTCCGCCCGCCCGACCCGTACAAAAACAAGGGCGTCCGCTACGTCGGCGAGCGCCTGAAGAAGAAGGTCGGCAAGACAGGAGCCAAATGA
- the rplR gene encoding 50S ribosomal protein L18 — protein MIAKPSKNAVRQRIHQRIRRKLMGTAERPRLNVYRSLNHIYAQLINDLDGVTLVAANSLEGSEGGKGKGSRPTGGNVAAAKAVGKRLAERAREKGVSKVVFDRGGYLYHGRIKALADAAREAGLQF, from the coding sequence ATGATCGCCAAACCTTCCAAGAATGCTGTGCGGCAGCGCATCCACCAGCGGATCCGCCGCAAGCTGATGGGGACGGCCGAGCGGCCGCGCCTGAACGTCTACCGCTCGCTGAACCACATCTACGCCCAGCTCATCAACGACCTCGATGGCGTCACCCTGGTGGCCGCCAACTCGCTGGAGGGTTCCGAAGGCGGCAAGGGCAAAGGTTCGCGGCCCACCGGCGGCAACGTCGCTGCCGCTAAGGCCGTCGGAAAGCGCCTGGCCGAACGCGCTAGGGAGAAGGGCGTCTCCAAGGTCGTGTTCGACCGCGGTGGTTACCTTTACCACGGACGCATCAAAGCCCTGGCCGATGCCGCCCGGGAAGCAGGATTGCAGTTCTAG